One region of Juglans regia cultivar Chandler chromosome 4, Walnut 2.0, whole genome shotgun sequence genomic DNA includes:
- the LOC108996280 gene encoding phosphatidate cytidylyltransferase 1-like: MQKDNSTSTLSTPRSRHRRRSNEVIPEDSKANGGHLLADDRNKYRSMWIRAYSSLWMIGGFVFIIYMGHLYIMAMVVVIQIFMARELFNLLRKAHEDKHLPGFRLLNWHFFFTAMLFVYGRLFSQRLVNTITADRFFDRFVNSLFKYHMAICYFLYIAGFMWFILTLKKKMYKYQFGQYAWTHMILIVVFAQSSFTVANIFEGIFWFLLPATLIAINDIAAYVFGFFFGRTPLIKLSPKKTWEGFIGASVTTIISAFVLAKVMGRFPWLTCPRKDLSTGWLYCDPGPLFKPEHFSLLGWVPQSFPWKEVSILPVQWHALCLGLFASIIAPFGGFFASGFKRAFKIKDFGDSIPGHGGITDRMDCQMVIAVFAYIYHQSFVVQQGLSVETVLNQILTNLTFEEQQALYIKFGEILQERLAG; the protein is encoded by the exons ATGCAAAAGGATAATAGTACCAGTACTCTGTCAACTCCTCGTAGTCGACATCGTAGACGCTCAAATGAG GTTATTCCAGAGGATAGCAAAGCAAATGGAGGCCATTTACTTGCTGATGATCGTAATAAATACAGGTCAATGTGGATCCGTGCATATTCATCTCTTTGGATGATTGGGGGCTTTGTATTTATTATCTACATGGGTCATCTTTATATTATGGCTATGGTGGTGGTTATCCAAATCTTTATGGCTAGAGAGCTGTTCAATCTACTCAGGAAAGCTCATGAAGATAAACATCTCCCAGGATTTAGGCTATTAAATTG GCACTTTTTCTTCACTGCAATGTTATTTGTATATGGTCGCCTTTTCAGTCAACGGCTGGTCAATACTATAACGGCAGACAGATTTTTTGATCGATTTGTGAACAGCCTTTTCAAGTATCACATGGCTATCTGTTATTTCTTGTACATTGCAG GTTTTATGTGGTTCATTCTTACATTAAAGAAGAAGATGTACAAGTATCAGTTTGGCCAGTATGCATGGACGCACATGATTCTAATTGTCGTGTTTGCGCAGTCTTCCTTCACCGTTGCCAATATTTTTGAAGGAATTTTCTG GTTTCTTCTTCCAGCAACTCTTATAGCCATCAATGACATTGCTGCTTATGTCTTCGGCTTCTTTTTTGGAAGAACCCCTTTAATCAAGTTATCTCCAAAGAAAACTTGGGAGGGATTCATCGGAGCATCTGTTACAACTATCATCTCTGCATTTGTG CTTGCAAAGGTCATGGGTCGTTTTCCGTGGCTAACATGTCCGAGGAAG GATTTATCAACTGGTTGGCTTTACTGTGATCCTGGTCCTTTGTTTAAGCCTGAGCATTTCTCTTTACTTGGATGGGTTCCTCAATCG TTTCCTTGGAAAGAGGTCTCAATTTTGCCAGTTCAATGGCATGCTCTATGTCTTGGCTTGTTTGCATCTATAATAGCACCTTTTGGAGGCTTCTTCGCTAGTGGTTTCAAAAGAGCTTTCAAAATCAAG GATTTTGGTGATAGTATTCCTGGACATGGTGGAATTACAGATAGAATGGACTGCCAG ATGGTGATTGCTGTATTTGCTTACATCTACCATCAGTCATTTGTCGTGCAACAAGGCTTATCGGTTGAGACGGTCTTGAACCAG ATATTGACGAACCTTACTTTCGAGGAGCAGCAAGCTCTGTACATAAAGTTTGGGGAGATCTTGCAGGAGAGGCTGGCGGGATAG
- the LOC108996292 gene encoding uncharacterized protein LOC108996292, with protein MPGIRMRFERVAAAFQDVSRLCESSGSENSPESLTDLSDLVKSFIERDGGGFDGVGKEVELETDQNHSDSSEYWSDSEAKEMLQNLFGCDGDGNHHDAKHKIRAETESASFGLIGDRSSPSFKREIMARLRDRGFDAGLCKSKWDKGRRFPAGDYEYIDINVSGNRYIVEVSLAREFQIARPTDRYAALLDVLPPIFVGKVEELKQVVTLMCRAMKESMKSMDMHVPPWRRNGYMQSKWFGSNYKRTTNRVPTGKAHIFESDNDSSAGKLSVAFKALPAISYYCRDDFASKVGLRVGHLTEALGAKGVGMPL; from the exons ATGCCTGGGATTCGGATGAGGTTTGAGCGGGTAGCGGCAGCGTTTCAAGACGTGTCGCGGCTTTGCGAGAGCAGCGGGAGCGAGAACTCGCCGGAGAGTCTCACCGATTTATCGGATCTTGTGAAGTCATTCATTGAAAGAGATGGTGGTGGGTTTGATGGAGTCGGCAAAGAGGTTGAGCTTGAAACGGATCAAAACCATTCAGACTCGTCAGAATATTGGTCTGATTCCGAGGCCAAGGAAATGCTACAGAACCTTTTTGGCTGCGACGGCGATGGCAATCACCATGATGCGAAGCATAAGATCCGTGCCGAAACAGAGTCTGCAAGCTTTGGGCTGATCGGAGATAGATCGTCCCCGAGTTTTAAACGAGAAATCATGGCTCGCCTGCGTGACAGGGGTTTCGATGCTG GCCTCTGCAAATCGAAATGGGACAAAGGCCGGCGGTTCCCAGCCGGGGATTACGAGTACATTGATATCAATGTCTCTGGAAACAGATACATTGTCGAAGTTTCGCTGGCCAGAGAGTTCCAAATTGCTCGTCCAACGGACCGATACGCGGCGTTGCTCGATGTTCTTCCACCCATATTTGTGGGCAAAGTGGAAGAGCTCAAGCAGGTGGTGACGCTGATGTGTAGAGCAATGAAAGAGTCAATGAAAAGCATGGACATGCATGTACCGCCATGGAGAAGAAACGGGTACATGCAATCCAAGTGGTTTGGTTCTAATTACAAGCGGACCACAAACAGAGTTCCAACAGGGAAAGCACACATATTTGAATCTGATAACGATTCTTCTGCCGGAAAACTGTCGGTTGCGTTCAAGGCCTTGCCGGCGATTTCATACTATTGTAGAGACGATTTTGCAAGTAAGGTTGGGTTAAGAGTTGGGCATTTGACTGAAGCTCTAGGGGCCAAGGGCGTAGGCATGCCCttgtag
- the LOC108996298 gene encoding alkaline ceramidase-like — protein sequence MAEGISSFWGPVTSTIEGCEKNYAYSSYIAEFYNTISNIPTILLALFGLINALRQRFEKRFTVLHISNIILAIGNMLYHATLQRGQQQSDETPMVWEILLYMYILYSPDWHYRSTMPTFLFLYGASFAVVHAVVRLGIGFKVHYVILCLLCIPRMYKYYIHTQDASAKRLARLYVATLLLASLCWLCDRAFCKEISSWPVNPQGHAVWHIFMGFSSYSANTFLMFCRAQQREWAPKVVYFMGFLPYVKIEKSKTQ from the exons ATGGCTGAGGGGATATCAAGTTTTTGGGGTCCTGTCACATCCACTATTGAGGGTTGTGAGAAGAATTATGCCTACTCTTCTTATATTGCTGAATTTTACAACACCATATCCAATATCCCAACCATTCTTTTGGCCCTCTTCGGTCTTATCAATGCCTTAAGACAGCGATTTGAGAAGAGATTTACTGTTCTTCACATATCTAATATTATACTTGCCATTGGAAACATGTTATACCATGCCACTTTGCAACGTGG GCAGCAGCAGAGCGATGAAACTCCTATGGTGTGGGAGATACTACTTTATATGTACATCCTCTACTCTCCAGATTGGCACTACCGTAGCACGATGCCGACGTTCCTCTTTCTTTATGGTGCTTCTTTTGCTGTTGTTCATGCAGTAGTCCGTCTTGGCATTGGCTTCAAGGTGCATTATGTAATATTGTGCCTTCTGTGCATTCCCCGAATGTACAAGTATTACATTCACACACAAGATGCTTCTGCTAAGCGGCTTGCAAGATTATATGTGGCCACCCTTCTTCTAGCTAGCTTGTGTTGGCTCTGCGATCGTGCATTCTGCAAGGAGATATCTAGTTGGCCTGTCAATCCACAAGGTCATGCCGTGTGGCATATCTTCATGGGTTTTAGTTCCTACTCGGCAAATACGTTCTTAATGTTTTGCCGTGCTCAGCAAAGGGAATGGGCCCCAAAAGTTGTCTATTTTATGGGTTTTCTACCCTATGTCAAGATCGAAAAATCAAAAACCCAGTGA